CGCGGCCCAGGCCGCAGCCGCCGAGATGATGTAGAGAATGACGCCGCCAAAAATGACGGGCTTGCGGCCAAAGGCGTCAGAGATCGGGCCAGTAAAGAAGGTGCCGATACCCATGCCCAGAACAAAAGAGGTGATGATCAGCTGCGCCCGATTTATGTTGTCGGGGCTGAGCGTTGCGCCAATTTCCGGCAGTGCCGGCAGCATGGCGTCGATGGAAAAGGCGATGGTAGCAAACATCATCGCGATCAAGGCGATAAATTCACCTTTCGACATCGGGTTTGAAACGGATTTTGACATAGATAACCTCATGCGGCGCTTCAGAAGGAACCGGAAATCGGATCCAATCCGGGCGCCGCTGAAAGGCCGCTACCATGATTTTAAAAAAGGCACCAGTAGATCGCCTGCACAGGACTCTGTGCATCAATGCGATGGTCAGAATTGCGGCAGGGTCGTCACTGTCGCGCAGGCGACGTGGGCGGATCGGGACACTCATCCTCGTTGGCCGCAGTGGTCGGATCTTCGCGGTGGTGGCGACCGAAATGGGCGATCAGCCACTCGCTGTGTTCTTCGCGTTTTTGGATCTGGTAGAGCGCGAACTCCCGGATCGCCAGGGCAAAGACCCCAAGGCCGCTGAAGATCAGGATGATCGTGCCAATCTTCCCGGCCGCCGTCACGGGAACAAAGTTCCCGTAACCCACGGTGGAAATGGTCACGACCGTAAAGAACAGGCTGTCCAGCCAGTTCCACCCCTCGGCGTAATGAAAAAACACTGTACTGAAAACGACGATACCGATGAGGGTGGCAAAGATACTGGACCGCTTAATCTGCATTATTCATCCTTTGGTCCGGCTTCCAACTGGGACATGATGTCGGCGATCACCTGCTTCCACAGTTCGGGCGGCTGGGCACCGGGCACGGCGTGCTGGTTGGCCACCACGAAGGTCGGGACCGAGTTCACGCCCATCTTGCGCGAATGCGCATCGCGGGACTGGATCGCCTCGATGTCGTTCTCGGTCTCCAGCAGTTTCAGCATGACATCGCGTTCCATGCCAATCTCTTGGGCAATGTCAGCCAGGATTTCGGGATCACCAATATCGAGGCCTTTGACGAAATAGGCTTCGAACAGGGTATCCACGGCGGCGGTTTGTTTACCTTCGGTGCCTGCCCAATGGATCAGCCGATGCGCGTTGAGCGTATTGGGCGTGCGCTTCATGCCTTCGAAATCGATCGACAGTCCGGCCTGTTCAGCATGTTCCACGATGGGGGCATAGGCCCGCACCGCGCCTTCCTTGCCGCCAAACTTCGCCTCAAGATAGGCGCGCCGGTCCATACCTTCGCGGGGCATGTCGGGGTTCAGCTGGAAGGGGTGCCATTCGATCACAAAAGGATGGTCGGGAATCTCGGCCAAGGCTTTGTCCAGATGCGTCTTACCGATATAGCACCAGGGGCAGATCGGGTCCGAAAGAATGTCGAGCTTGACCGAAGGAAGGCTGGTCATGGGTTATCCTTTGAAATAGGCCGGCAGCGCGCGCCTCAGTAGTTTTCCGTTTGCGCCAGTCGGCAGGGCCTCAAGATACACATAGGCGCGCGGTTGTTTGTAACGCGCCAGGCAGTCCGTGGCAAAATCCCGCAGGTCGGCTTCGGGGATCTCTTGCGGGCCGGTGTAGAAGGCCACGATAATATGTGTGTCTTCCTTGACTTCAACCGATGTCACCCCGACTTGCACAATCCCGTGATGAGCGGCAAGCGTGGTCTCGACCTCGATGGGCGAGACGCGGAAACCACCAGCGTTCATCATGTCATCGGCGCGCCCCAGATAGGTGATCTGGCCGTCGGCCGCCATGGCGCCCTGATCGCCGGTCAGGAACCAGTCTCCCTGCATGCGCGCCTCGGTTTCATCGGGGGCGTTCAGATAGCCCAGCATCAGACCGGGGTCCGACCGGTGCACGGCGATGGTACCTTCGGCGCCGCGCGGTACTGGCCCGTCTGGACCAAGGATCGCAACCCGGCGTCCTTCCTGCGGCTGGCCAAGCGCATCGCCGCGCGCCGGGTGTGCCGGGCTGGAAGAAATGAAGGTCGAACATTCGGACATGCCGTAGGCCTCAAAAAGGGCCCGGCCGGTTCGATCGCTCCAAAGCTCGGAGAGGTGGCGCGAGAGCTTTTCACCGGCACAAAGGCCATGGCGCAGATCCGGCAGGTCAAGAGTGCAATTTGAGTTAAGGATTTTTCGATAAACGCCGGGTGCAGCAGCAAAAATGCTGGCGTGGTGGTCGCGCAGAAGTGCCGGGATTGCCTCGGGCGGTGTGTCGGGATCAGGGATCAGCGCGGTTGCGCCAATGCTCCACGGATCCATCAATCCGGTGCCCAAGGTGAAGGTCCAGTTGAAGGCGCCGGCGTGCAGCAGGCGGTCGTGTTCTGAAAGGTCGTACCAGTCCCGCACCATCATTTGCCGCGCCCATATCGCGCGGGGGGCATGAGCGACGGCGCGGGGTGATCCGCTGGTGCCGGAGGTATAGACCACATAGGCCAGACGGTCGGGATCCCCCATGTCATACTCGCAGGGAGGAAGGTCGCGCATCGCGGTCAGTTCAGGCAGGATGATTTCGCGCGGGTGATCGGCGCAGGCGACCGACGGGTCGCGCAGAACTGCGGCCACGTCGAGTTCCGCAATCATCTTGGCGGTTTCCGGTGCGGTTAGCTGCGAGGAGGTCGGGACGGGTACCAGACCAGCCGCAATCGCGCCAAGATAGGCCAGCGGGAAATCGACCGTATTGCCAAGCCGCATCATCACAATGTCGCCAGGGCGCAGACCCGCCGCCAACAGCCCCGTGCCAGTGCCGCGCACCGCGGCCTCCAGCTGGGCATAGGTCCATTTCTGGCTTTGATCGCGGCCAAGGACCTCCAACGCAGGTTTTTGAGGGCGGTCGGGTGCGAAACGCAGTACATGGGCGGCCATGTTGAAAGGCGCCGGGCAGGGGGCAAACGGCCCATTGTCGAAAACTGATATCATGGATCTTCGCTAGCGTGACACGTCCCGCGTTGCAAGCTGCCGTGCTGCGGCCTATAGAAACAGCATGACTGGCCGCGACCCCAAAACCCTTATCACCATTGCCCGCTCTGGCGGCGAAGACACGCAGGCAGAACCGCTGGACCTTGGCGCCCGCGTGCGGGAATTGCGCAAGGCGCGGGACTGGACGCTGGAACACGCGGCCAATCAAGCGGGGCTGGCCCGTTCGACCCTGTCAAAGATCGAAAACGGCCAGATGTCCCCGACTTATGACGCCCTGAAAAAGCTGGCCGTCGGGCTGGAAATTTCAGTACCGCAGCTGTTCACCCCGCCGCAGCGCGATCAGGTGAACGGGCGGATGACAGTGACAAAATCCGGTGAAGGATCGCATCAGGCGACGGCCACCTATGAGCACGAACTGCTCGCCGATGGTTTGACCCGCAAGCAGATGCTGCCGTACCGGGCCCGGGTCCGGGCGCGCTCGATGGATGAGTTTGACGGCTGGGTACGGCACGACGGCGAGGAATTCCTCTATGTGCTGACCGGGGTGATCATGCTTTATACCGAGTTTTACGAGCCGGTTGAAATGCGCCGGGGCGACAGCGCCTATTACGATGGTGCCATGGGGCACAACGTGATCTCGCTCAGTCCGGATGATGCGACCATTCTGTGGGTCACGTCCCTGGTCTGAAGGCCGCAGTGAAGTACTGCTGGCAACGCCCTGAATTTTTACGATTTTATTTTTTGAGGGATGGCGCCCAGGAATTTTCGCGCATCACCGTATGACCCGCGCTACGGGCATTTCAGCCCACAGCGGTCACAGCGGCTGTAGTCCCCACCCCAATGCGATGACCAAAGGAACACGGCGCTCAGATCGCATCGCGTTCCAACTCTTCATGCAGCTTTTCCCAAAACAGGAAGTCGTCGGCCTCTTCCTGCGCCTCGGTGAGCGTCAGGTGATGCGACTGGGCCAGGTAAGCAACGAACCCGTCCTTGTCGCCGATCGGACAGGGAGCATACCGGCGTTGAAGATACGGAAACCGCTGTTTGGCGCGGGGAAAGCGGACCGCCCAGCTGGCCGAAGCAGAGAAACATGACATTTCGAGTACCCCGTGAAAACAACAACAATACGGTATTATGGTAGCAAATATGTCAAAAAAGAAAACAATTGGATCATGAAGATCTTCACGATCACGCGAAACCGCTGTGATCAACGCCTAGTGGTTGCGGCGCCGTGCCCAATTACTCTGGTTGATACCACCAAACGTCGGGGAAGAAGCCGGTGCGATCACCATATATTGGAAGGCTCTCGGGATGGGCCAGTTGCCGCTTATGGGCAATGCGCCCTTTGTCGTATTGCCAGATTGGGATCACATAGCGTCCCGCCGTCAGTACACGGTCCAGTGCCCGTACCGCAGCGGTGAAGTCATCCGTGCTCTTTGAGGTCAGCAGCCGGTCAATCATCGCTTCGGCGGCGGGGCTGTCGATGCCCATCAGGTTGCGGCTGCCCGGTTGGTTGACCCCGGCGCGCCCCCAATAGAGTTTCTGTTCGTTGCCGGGACTGAGCGACAGATCGCGGCGGAACCGGGTCAGGTCGAAATCGAACTCGGACTGGCGCGCCACATATTGCGCATTATCAACAAGCTCTGGCGTGATAGTGATGCCCAGACGATCCAGCGCGCGGGCGTAGATCTCGACAATGGTCTTCATCTCTGCATCACCCTGGCGCAGCAGCACCGACAAGGTCAGCACCTGACCGTCGGCATTCTTTAACACGCCGTCCTGCACCGTCCATCCAGCCTCGGCCAGAAGTCCAACCGCGCGGCGCAGGTTCCTGCGGTTGCGTTTGGTGCCATCGCTGGTGGGCAGGGCATAGCCTTCCAACGTGCCGGGCAGCAGGCTGTCGGCATAGGGCTGGAGCAGTGCGCGCACCTCATCAGGCGCGGGACCGTCCCGCATGCCAAGGGTGGAGTTGGAGAAATAAGAGGTGATCCGCGGCTGGATACCGCCGGTGACGGTGCCGTTGATATATTCGAAATTGAAGGCAAGGATCAGCGCCTCTCGCACGCGCCAGTCACCCAGCGGTGCGCGGCGTGTGTTCATCGCCAGTCCGGTCATGCCGGATGGGCGCTGATGCGGGATCTCGCTTTTGACCACGTCGCCGTCGGTCACAGCCGGGAAGTCATAGGCGCTATTCCATTTGTCGGCGTTGAATTCGCGATAGGCGCTCAGCTCTCCGGCCTTGAAGGCCTCGAACAGCACCGTCTGATCGCCAAAGAAATCTATGCGGAGCTCGTCAAAGTTATGCATGCCCCGGCGCAGCGGTAGATCCGCGCCCCAGTAGTCGGGATTGCGGGAAAGGGTTACAAACCGGCCCGGCTCGAAATCGGACACCACATAGGCACCGGTGCCTATGGGCGCCTCGCTGAGGCCAGAGGCCGCGAAATCCTTGCCTTCCCATTGCGCCTTTTTAAGGATCGGGCGCATACCGGCGATCAGCGCCAGCTCCCGGTCTTCGGTATTGAAGGTAATCTTCAGGCTGCGTGGGCCGGTCTGTTCAATCCCCGCCACCTTGGACCAGAATCCGCGATAGCGCAGGTGACCTTCGGTGCCGAGCGTTTCATAGGACCAAAGCACATCCTCGACCGTGACAGGGCTGCCATCGGAAAACCGCGCCTCGGGGCGCAGGGTGAACTCCACCCAGGAGCGATCCTCGGGTACGTTGATCGATTCGGCCAGCAAGCCATAAAGGGTAAAGGGTTCATCCCAGGAGCGGCCCATCAGGCTTTCGTATCCCCAGAACCGCAGTTGCCAGGGCGGGGTGCCTTTTTGCGCAAATGGATTGAGCGTATCAAAGCCGCCGGTGTTGCCGACAACCAGCTTGCCGCCCTTCGGCGCCTCGGGGTTGGCATAGGGCAGCGCCGTGAAGCCAGCGTCCAGCGTTGGTTCGCCATACATTGCAATGCCATGGGCTGATTCTGCGGCTGCAAAACTGGCACTGAGAGAAAGCCCGATTCCCATCACAAGGGATCTGGCGGCGGAGAAATATTCTGACCTCACTTTGTCAACAATCCCATTCTGCCCTTATTTTCTTGAGCCTTCACGGTAGAGGCGCGTCTTTGTCTTTTCAAACTTTTAGCTTGGATGAAAGCACGAAATTGCGTATAAAGGGGTCACTGCTCGATAGGTTTCTTGCCTGTATGAAACCTGCCTCAATAACTTAACGCCCGCTTCGTGCGGGCGTTTTTTTTGGTGAAATCGTGTGGTTTTCGATGGCAAATAGCTTGGGAGAGTACGGCGGAAGCGCTGTGTATTTCGGCCGTCCTGGATGAACAAGTCAGTAGTCCTACGCGTTTTCTTTGCCCCGGTCACGTGGCAGAATGCCGCGCAACTCAACTCAGCTCAAAGGACACCTGAGATATGACACTGAAGGGCAAAACGGCGGTGATTACCGGATCAAATTCGGGCATCGGCCTTGGCGTTGCGCGCGAGATGGCGCGCGCCGGTGCGGATGTGGTTCTGAACTCGTTCACCGACAGGGACGAAGACCACGCGCTGGCCGAAGAGATCGCCAAGGAGTTCTCGGTCAATGCCCGCTACATTCAGGCGGATATGTCCAAAGGCGAAGACTGCCGCGGCCTGATCGACAAGGCGGGTAGCTGCGATATTCTGATCAACAATGCCGGGATCCAGCACGTCGCCCCGATTGATGAGTTCCCGCTGGACAAATGGGATGCGATCATCGCGATCAACCTCAACTCGGCCTTTCACACCACCGCAGCGGCGCTGCCCAAGATGCGCGCAGCGGGCTGGGGCCGGGTGGTCAATATCGCCTCTGCCCATGGTCTGACCGCCTCGCCCTATAAATCGGCCTATGTGGCGGCCAAGCACGGCGTGGTCGGTATGACCAAGACTGTGGCGCTGGAAACCGCTGAAGAGCCGATCACCGCCAATGCGATCTGCCCGGGGTACGTGCTGACACCGCTGGTCGAGGCGCAGATCCCGGACACCATGGAGAAATACAACATGGGCCGCGAGGAGGTGATCAAGAAGGTCATGCTGGAGCGTCAGCCCTCGCGCGAATTCGCCACGGTTGAGCAACTTGGCGGTACGGCTGTCTTCCTGTGCTCGGATGCGGCTGCGCAGATCACCGGCACCACGATCAGCGTCGATGGTGGCTGGACCGCTCTGTAAGCGGTATGGGAAAAGGAATGGAGTGGCAGCGAGATAGCTGCCGCTCTTAATGCCGACATTGCAGGCTAAAGCACGAAAAAGCCTAAGTCGTCAGCCTTTGGCCCCGTCGGCGGGCGGCTGCGTCGGATCCTTGGGGTTCGGGTAGACCAGTCCGGCGGAAATCACCAGTTTCGCTGCATCCTCGACCGACATGTCGAGAACGGTCACATCCTCTTCTGGCACAAACAACAGGAACCCGGAGGTCGGGTTGGGTGTTGTCGGGATGAAGACGCTCATCAAACCGCCGGATGTTTCGGCCCGCTGGGCAATCTCACCCTTCGCCTTGGTCGAGACAAAAGCGATCGCCCAAACGCCCTTGCGCGGATACTGGATCAGACAGGCGGTATCAAAGCTGCTTTCGGACTGAGCGAATACGGTTTCCGAGATCTGCTTGATTCCGGAATAAACCGAGCGGATCACCGGCATCCGGTCCACCAGGTTCTCCGCGAACCCGATCAGCGAACGGCCGATGATGCCTTTTGCAATCCAGCCGACGATGATGGTGAACAACAGGAAGATAATCAGCCCGACGCCGCGCAGGTTGATGCCGATATATTGCTCGGGCCGCATGGTATGCGGCACCAGGGGCAGAACCACTCCGTCAATCCAGCCCATCACGGTCCAGAGCAGCCAGAGTGTCAGCCCCACCGGCGCGATCACGACGATACCGGTCAGAAAGGAAGAGCGCAGTCGCGCGAACAGGCCGGGACGGCGGTGGGGTTCTTGATCAAATGGAGTGGTCATGGGCGCATTCACGATGACAGATGCGGGGAACCTAGGCACTGTTCAGCAGAACGGCAATGGCCGCGCTGCCGAATTACCATATCAGCCCGCGATTGCGTTCAATTCCTGAGCAATAGCCGCGGCAAGACGGGCGTTGTTGCGCACAAGCGCGATATTGGCCACCAGCGAGCGTCCTTCGGTCAGATCAAAGATGCGCTGCAGCAGGAAGGGTGTCACCCCCTTGCCGGAAATACCCTGTGCATCGGCCTCGGATTGGGCCTGTGCGATGATCGGAGCCAGTTCCTCGGCCGGGATCTGTGCCTCGGTCGGGATCGGGTTCGCTACCAACTGCCCGCCGTTGAGCCCCATGGCCTGGCGCATGGCATGGGCGCTGGCGATCTCCTTGGCTGTGTCCATACGGAGCGGGGCATTGAGATCGGATTGCCCCGACCAGAAGGCGGGGAAGCTGTCCTGACCATAAGAAATCACCGGAACCCCTTGGGTTTCCAGAACTTCCAGCGTTTTCGGTATGTCCAGAATCGCCTTGGCGCCAGCCGCAACGACAGTCACCGGGGTTTGCGCCAGCTCCATCAGGTCGGCGGAGATGTCAAAACTGGTTTCGGCGCCCTTGTGGACACCACCGATGCCGCCGGTGGCAAAGACGGAAATCCCCGCCAGCCGGGCAGCGATCATGGTGGCGGCCACGGTGGTCGCTCCGGTGCCGCCACTGGCGGTGCAGGCAGCGATATCCGCGCGCGACACCTTCGCGACGTCTTTCGCCTGACCCAGTGCCTGCAGCTCATCCGCTTCTAGGCCTACGTACAGCTTGCCGTTCATCACCGCCATGGTCGCCGGAACCGCGCCCGCATCGCGAATGTCCTGTTCGACCTGTGCGGCGGTTTCCACGTTTTGCGGATAAGGCATGCCGTGGGTGATGATGGTGCTTTCAAGCGCAACAATGGCGCGACCGGCAGCGCGGGCCTCGGTCACTTCTTGGGAATACTTGATGGGAATCACAGCGGAGGCTCTCCTGAAACATATGTGGCTGCGGCGGCCAAGGCCGATGTCAGCGCCTTTTCGGGCGGCTCGCCGCGGGTCTCGGCGGCGATATGCGCCGCCATGAAAGTGTCGCCAGCGCCGGTGACGCGGGCCACGGTGACCTGCGGCGGCTCCAGCGTAAAGGTATTGTGTGCGTCCGCTTTGGTGGCCGATCGGCTGCCGTCGGTGACAAGAATCCGCGCGGCGCCGCGCTCCAGCAGGGCGGCTGCGGCGGTTTCGCTATCTGCAAAGGTGGCCTGGCAGAGCAAACCGGCCTCTTCGAGGTTGACGTAAAGCGTGCCCCGGCTGCGCATGAGGAAAGGCCGCAACCGTTCTGCCTTGCCCGGAGAGGCAGGCGCCACCCGCAGGTCGGCATTGGCAAAGGCGGGGCTGGCGGCGATGTCGTCCAGCAGGGACAGGGTCAGGTTGCCATCCAGCGCAACCGACCCGGCATAGGGCGCGGTTTCCGAGCCAAGGGTGCCATCCAGTAGCGGGCGCAGGATCTTATCCCCTGCGGCCTCAAGCGAATGAGCATCGGCAATCGCCGCGATCAGCCCGTTGGCGCCTTCGACCGCCATATACTGGTCGGTCGGTAGATCTTCGGAGCGGTAGACATGCGCTGTATCAAGCCCGAGGTGACCACAGGCGGCGATCAGCTCATCCCCTTCGGCATCCTTGCCAATCGCGCTCAGCAGCGCGGGGTTCAGGCCAAAGCGGGCGAGGGTCATGGCGATATTCATCGCAACGCCGCCGGGCAGGCGGGTGATCCGCCCCGGCATGTCAGATCCGCGCTGCATGTCAGAGGAGCAGCGGCCAATCACGTCCCACAGCACCGATCCGATGCAGAGAATCTGGGCAGGAGCAGGTTGGGCCATGGGGGTATCGGAACGGGGCGATGTCATGGCTCTCTCTTGCCGCCTTTCACGCGCCCCCGCAAGCGGCTTTGCAACCTATGGCACCGCAAAGGTCAGCGCAGCCCAAAGCGTTTCCCATATCGCGCCGGTTTCCGGATCGGACGGGCGCAGCACAACAGCGTCCAGAAGATAGGTATGGCCGGGCTTTACCGGGATATCGGCGCGTCCCTCTGTATCTGTCTGGGTCAGGGTGATGGACACGCTGTCATCCGGCGCGCGTTCGAAGATTTCGACCTGCGCGGCTGCGCGCGGTTTTTGCTGATAGAACAGCTGAACCGGTAGTGTGTCACCCTTGAACGTATAGGGGTTTTCCAGTGCAACAAACTCCGTCTCCAAGCCACTTTCCCGGTCCGATCCGGCGCCGCTGCCGACGGCAATCAGGGATTTCGCGTGCCTGCTGTAGCGTTCGGTGAAACCATCCACCGGCAGGCCGCGCCCCTCGTGCCGGGCGCGGATATCGGCAAATCCCTTATGCTCGGCGAAGGCGTCGAATTTTTCCCATGTTTCATAGGTCAACGTCTCAGGCATCGTTTCATGCACCAGCGTCAGCAGACCGTCCCGTTCGGCGGTCACTGTCAGGGCCGGTAAATCGCCCATGCGCCCCTCGTAAGGGGTGGCGGTGTCACCGGTGATTACCTCGGAGCGTTTGGTGCGAGTTTTGAAATAGGGCAGCCGAAAGCCCTTGAACTCTTGCCCGTTCAGCAATTGTGCTGGGAGTTCCTCTCCGGATTCAACTTGATAATTCTGCGGTTCGATCCAAAACTCATGGGACAGGGCCGGTTCCGCCAGCCTGAAAGAGAATGCAAAAACGAGTAGACAGGCCAGGTGATTTTTCATGACGAATTCTTTGTTGCTGCGTGGGATGAAGGTGGCATGCCTCTGCCTGCTGTCAAGTCTGGGCTTTTGGGGCGCCGAGCGCGCCCTAGCCCATGAGGTGACACCGGCCATTGGTGATTTCACAATTGAGGACAACACGTTACATCTATCTCTTCGCCTGAATGCAGAAGCATTTGTCGCCGGTATTGATCTGGACACACATCAGGACACCGAAACGGCGGACCAGGCGGGCGACTACGATCTGTTGCGCGCCATGCCACCTGGGGAACTGGGGCCGATGCTGCGGCTGTTTGCAGAGGACTGGCTGAAAACCCTTGAAGTCGAGGCAGGTCGCCCGGTGCCGCTGCTGGTGGATGAGGTACGCGTTGCACCGGCTGGTGACGTCGAACTGCCCCGCGAGAGTGTGCTGTCCCTTTCGGGGGAGCTACCGCCGCTTGCCTCGGCGCTGACGATCCGCTGGCCAGAAGGGGCAGGCGCCGTGGTGCTGCGCCAGAACGGGGTCGAGGAGCCGTTTACCGGATATATTCAGGGTGGTGAGAGTACCGGACCCATCGCCATCAGCGGCGGATCGGCCCTATCCCCGGCCGAAGCCTTTACCAGCTATATCCCGGTAGGTTTTGACCATATCCTGCCAAAAGGTTTGGATCACATCCTGTTTGTCCTGGGGCTATTCTTCCTCAGCACGCGTCTTAAGCCGCTTTTGTGGCAGGTCAGCGCCTTTACCGTCGCCCACACCATCACGCTGGCTTGCGGCGCGCTGGGGCTGGTGACTGTGAACCCGGCGGTGGTGGAGCCGCTGATTGCGGCCTCGATCGTCTTTGTCGCGGTTGAGAACATCTTTGCCCGGCGGCTGCACAGCTGGCGCACGGTGGTGATCTTTGGTTTTGGCCTGTTGCACGGGCTGGGCTTTGCCAGCGTACTGGGGGAATTTGGCCTGCCGCAGGCGCAGTTCATTCCGGCGCTGATCGGGTTCAATGTCGGGGTTGAACTGGGGCAGCTGACGGTGATCGCGCTGGCCTATCTGCTGGTCGGCTACTGGTTTGGCGGCCATCCGAAATACCGCGGCCGCGTCGCCATTCCAGCCTCCGTCACGATTGCGCTGATCGGCAGCTACTGGTTCGTGGAACGTGTCTGGCTCTGATCGTGTTTCCATCGCCCCGCAGCTATAACATCGGGGCGATGGCGTACCTTCTGGGAGAGCAGAGGCTCAGCCCATTGCCTTGATAAATGTCTGAAGCGCGGCGACGGGATCTTCGCTGCGCCAGATTTCCTCGCCAATGCCAAAGAAATCCGTGTAAGGAAAAAGGCTTCTGACCAATTCCTCAGTCAAACCACCTTCGGCCACGACCGGCACTTCCACCACTTCGGACCACCACTGGAACAGCTCCTGCTCGGCCACCGCGCCATCACCCAGACCCGATGTGCCGACGGGGCCAAAGCTGATGTAATCGGCGCCGGCTTCGCCTGCAGTCAGCCCGTCGTGGCGGGAAGCTCCGCAAAAGCTGCCGACAATGGCATCGGCGCCAAGCGCCTTGCGGGCGCTGCGCACGGATTTGGAGGCATCGGTCAGGTGCACGCCATCAAGGCCAAGCCGCTCGGCCAGGATCTGATGATCGGAAATCACGATTGCCACATCGCGGGCCAGGCAAACCTCGCGCAGGGCGTCACCGGCCCGGCTCAGCGTGTCTTCATCGCGGCTTGCCAGATCCAGGCGCACGCAGGCGATCTCGGTGCTGTCGAGCACCTTGGCCAGCTGGTCGGGAAACCGGCCCAGTTCGAAACTGGGCGGCGAAATCAGATAGATCTGGGGCTTTTCCACTGTGTCCGCGGCGGTATCCATCAAGGGCGCTCCTGTTGCTTGCTGGCTGGTGTTTAACGCATCTGCCACAGGACGCAAGGATCCTGCGCCGCTCTGCGACGCCTGGACCAGCGGGTGAGGCTCTTGCCGTTCGCAGCCCCTGCGATTACAGCAGGGGAAATGCCCTTTGGGCGCTATGGAGACAGACATGCCCAGCGATATGCCACAGCCCGCCTTTGTTCTGGTGCGCCCCCAGATGGGCGAAAACATCGGCGCTGCCGCCCGTGCGATGTGGAACTTCGGGCTGGACCGAATGCGTATCGTCGCGCCGCGCGACGGCTGGCCGAACCCAAAATCGGTGGCCATGGCCTCGGGTGCGGGGCGGCTGCTGGACGAGGCATTGCTGGCCCCCGATGTGCCTGGTGCGCTGGAGGACTGTTCCTTTGTCTTTGCCACCACGGCGCGTCCGCGTGAGCTGACCAAACCGGTGTACAGCCCCGAAGCCGCAATGAAGCTGGCGATTGAGAAAATCCGTGGCGGCGAGAAGGTCGCGGTGATGTTCGGCCCGGAACGCGCTGGCCTTGAGAATGACGATATCGCCCGTGCCAATGCTATCATCACGGTGCCGGTCAATCCGGAGTTTGCCTCGCTCAATCTTGGTCAATGCGTGCTGCTGGCTGCCTATGAGTGGCGCCGTCAGGCGGCGGAGGTCGAGCATGAGGTCTTCGAGATCGGCAAATCCGACTGGGCAACCGGCGTTGAGGTTGAGGCACTGGTGACCCATTACGAAGACCGGCTTGAGGAAGCCGGCTATTTCTTCCCGCCGGAAAAGGCGCCGGGGATGAAAGTAGTCTTCCGCAACCTGTTCAGCCGCATGCGCCTGACGCGGGCCGATGTG
This genomic stretch from Phaeobacter gallaeciensis harbors:
- a CDS encoding potassium channel family protein yields the protein MQIKRSSIFATLIGIVVFSTVFFHYAEGWNWLDSLFFTVVTISTVGYGNFVPVTAAGKIGTIILIFSGLGVFALAIREFALYQIQKREEHSEWLIAHFGRHHREDPTTAANEDECPDPPTSPARQ
- a CDS encoding DsbA family oxidoreductase codes for the protein MTSLPSVKLDILSDPICPWCYIGKTHLDKALAEIPDHPFVIEWHPFQLNPDMPREGMDRRAYLEAKFGGKEGAVRAYAPIVEHAEQAGLSIDFEGMKRTPNTLNAHRLIHWAGTEGKQTAAVDTLFEAYFVKGLDIGDPEILADIAQEIGMERDVMLKLLETENDIEAIQSRDAHSRKMGVNSVPTFVVANQHAVPGAQPPELWKQVIADIMSQLEAGPKDE
- a CDS encoding class I adenylate-forming enzyme family protein, whose product is MISVFDNGPFAPCPAPFNMAAHVLRFAPDRPQKPALEVLGRDQSQKWTYAQLEAAVRGTGTGLLAAGLRPGDIVMMRLGNTVDFPLAYLGAIAAGLVPVPTSSQLTAPETAKMIAELDVAAVLRDPSVACADHPREIILPELTAMRDLPPCEYDMGDPDRLAYVVYTSGTSGSPRAVAHAPRAIWARQMMVRDWYDLSEHDRLLHAGAFNWTFTLGTGLMDPWSIGATALIPDPDTPPEAIPALLRDHHASIFAAAPGVYRKILNSNCTLDLPDLRHGLCAGEKLSRHLSELWSDRTGRALFEAYGMSECSTFISSSPAHPARGDALGQPQEGRRVAILGPDGPVPRGAEGTIAVHRSDPGLMLGYLNAPDETEARMQGDWFLTGDQGAMAADGQITYLGRADDMMNAGGFRVSPIEVETTLAAHHGIVQVGVTSVEVKEDTHIIVAFYTGPQEIPEADLRDFATDCLARYKQPRAYVYLEALPTGANGKLLRRALPAYFKG
- a CDS encoding helix-turn-helix domain-containing protein — protein: MTGRDPKTLITIARSGGEDTQAEPLDLGARVRELRKARDWTLEHAANQAGLARSTLSKIENGQMSPTYDALKKLAVGLEISVPQLFTPPQRDQVNGRMTVTKSGEGSHQATATYEHELLADGLTRKQMLPYRARVRARSMDEFDGWVRHDGEEFLYVLTGVIMLYTEFYEPVEMRRGDSAYYDGAMGHNVISLSPDDATILWVTSLV
- a CDS encoding extracellular solute-binding protein; the protein is MRSEYFSAARSLVMGIGLSLSASFAAAESAHGIAMYGEPTLDAGFTALPYANPEAPKGGKLVVGNTGGFDTLNPFAQKGTPPWQLRFWGYESLMGRSWDEPFTLYGLLAESINVPEDRSWVEFTLRPEARFSDGSPVTVEDVLWSYETLGTEGHLRYRGFWSKVAGIEQTGPRSLKITFNTEDRELALIAGMRPILKKAQWEGKDFAASGLSEAPIGTGAYVVSDFEPGRFVTLSRNPDYWGADLPLRRGMHNFDELRIDFFGDQTVLFEAFKAGELSAYREFNADKWNSAYDFPAVTDGDVVKSEIPHQRPSGMTGLAMNTRRAPLGDWRVREALILAFNFEYINGTVTGGIQPRITSYFSNSTLGMRDGPAPDEVRALLQPYADSLLPGTLEGYALPTSDGTKRNRRNLRRAVGLLAEAGWTVQDGVLKNADGQVLTLSVLLRQGDAEMKTIVEIYARALDRLGITITPELVDNAQYVARQSEFDFDLTRFRRDLSLSPGNEQKLYWGRAGVNQPGSRNLMGIDSPAAEAMIDRLLTSKSTDDFTAAVRALDRVLTAGRYVIPIWQYDKGRIAHKRQLAHPESLPIYGDRTGFFPDVWWYQPE
- a CDS encoding 3-hydroxybutyrate dehydrogenase, whose product is MTLKGKTAVITGSNSGIGLGVAREMARAGADVVLNSFTDRDEDHALAEEIAKEFSVNARYIQADMSKGEDCRGLIDKAGSCDILINNAGIQHVAPIDEFPLDKWDAIIAINLNSAFHTTAAALPKMRAAGWGRVVNIASAHGLTASPYKSAYVAAKHGVVGMTKTVALETAEEPITANAICPGYVLTPLVEAQIPDTMEKYNMGREEVIKKVMLERQPSREFATVEQLGGTAVFLCSDAAAQITGTTISVDGGWTAL
- a CDS encoding DUF502 domain-containing protein, which produces MTTPFDQEPHRRPGLFARLRSSFLTGIVVIAPVGLTLWLLWTVMGWIDGVVLPLVPHTMRPEQYIGINLRGVGLIIFLLFTIIVGWIAKGIIGRSLIGFAENLVDRMPVIRSVYSGIKQISETVFAQSESSFDTACLIQYPRKGVWAIAFVSTKAKGEIAQRAETSGGLMSVFIPTTPNPTSGFLLFVPEEDVTVLDMSVEDAAKLVISAGLVYPNPKDPTQPPADGAKG